Part of the Ignatzschineria larvae DSM 13226 genome, TGCGGGTAAAACAATGGTAATGGCGGGCGCTATTCTTTATATGTTTAAAGAATATGGCTATCAAAACTTTATCTTCTTTGTTCATACCGATGCGATTATTCAAAAGACTAAAGAGAATCTCTTAAATCCGTTATCTTCTAAATATTTATTCAGCCAAGATATCGAGATTGAAGGTGAAAAAATCACGATTGAGCCGGTAGAAACATTTCCGGCAGTTCCCAATGACAATACGATTTATTTAAAGCTCTCCACGATTCATAAAATTCATGATGAATTGAATAATCCCAAAGAGAACAGTATTACCTTTGATGAATTAAAAGAACAGCGATTAGTGTTATTAGGGGATGAGGCGCACCACTTCAATGCTGAAACGAAAGCCAAAGGAAAAGCCAAAAATAGCAAAGAGTATGAGGAGCTGACATGGGAAAGAACTATTGATTCTATTCTTGCTTTACAGCCTAAAAACCGATTATTGGAATTTACAGCTACCATTAATTTAGAGAATAGAGAGATCTATCAGAAATATAAAGATAAGATCGTTTATCAGTATGATCTTAAACAATTTATGATGGATGGTTATTCTAAAAAGGTAATGCTATTAGAAGCAAACCAAGAAGATAACGAGAAAATGTTAGATGCGGTGTTGTTGAGCCAATACCGTAAGATGGTTGCATTCGATCATGGTATTAGAGAATTTAAACCGATTATTTTGTTTAAATCTAATCAGATTGCTGTCTCTAAGGCAAAACAAGATGACTTTATTCAAATGATTGAATCTTTAACGCCGGATAAAGTTAAAGAGCATTTAACACAGAAGAGAATGCAACTAAGCTCTTCTACTAGTATTTGGCATAAAGTAATAGATCGTTATCTACAAAGTGATTTGATCCCTGTTGTTGGGGGAATTATCGATGATTTTAATGAGATGAATCTGTTAAATGTCAATAAGAGTGATCTGCTAGAAGAATACCCTGTTTTATTAAATACGTTAGAAGAGATTGATAATCCTATTCGCGCTATTTTTGCGGTTGCGAAAGTGAACGAAGGTTGGGATGTCTTGAACCTTTATGATATTGTCAGAATCAGTGAAAAAGCCTCTAATACGAAAAATGGAACAGATAGCGAAGCGCAATTGATTGGACGAGGTGCGCGATATTATCCATTTACTTATCAAGGTGAGCAGAGCTACACCCGCCGTTTTGATACGAGTGTGAGTGATTTAGCGATTTTAGAACAGCTTCATTACCATACGATCAATGAGCCGTCATATATTAAAACATTGCATAATTCGCTAGATAATGCGGATATCGTAGCGCATCTCGATGGCTTGGGGAAAGTTGAACATGCGAAATTGAAAGAAGAGTTTAAAAAATCAAAAATCTATCAAACAGGTGAACTTTTTTATAATGAAGTCATCGATATAGATAACAGTGCTAGAAATTGGGATTCCTACTCTTTAGAAAAACATTTTGAAGTGAGTTATAAGACGGCTCAAGAGATTTCATTAGATCACATTGAAGATGAAGCAGAAAATGAAGATAAGTTGACTCATACTGAAGCACTGCAATTGGATCAGCGATATTTTTATAAAGCACTACAGAAGATTAATTTCTTCACCTTTGAAAACTTACAAACATACTTCCCGATGCTTGAGAGTATGCGGGAATTTATTACGAGTACCGATTATTTAGGTAATTTAACGATCAATGTAAAATTGCCTCTTAAGGTTTCCCTTGCAGATTTACCGGCAAGAGAGAAGCTGCAACTATTAGAGACGGTCTTAGTAAGAATCGCGGATAATATTCGCCGTAACTTTAATAAAGTCATCGGGACTTATCGCTTTACCAGTAAGCCATTAAAAGACTTTGTGAAGGATTACAGTACATTTATTGATATGAATCCTGCAACCTATGCTAATCAGAAGATTGAAGCAAAATCCACGATAGGCAAAAAATGGTATGTATTTGATCAGGCTATTTTAAACCAGTTAGAACATAAACTAGTCGCCTTGATAGATCAGTTTATTCGCAAGCTGAAAGATAAATATGGTGATATTTATCTTATCCGTAATGATGAGCAATCATCTGATTTTAAATTGAGAGAATTTAACGGCGTGAGAGGTTTTATGCCTGATTTCATCTTAATTATGACGGGTATTGAGGATAATGCTTATTATCAAGTATTTTTAGAGCCTAAAGGGGATGACCGCTTACTAGATGATGCTTGGAAAGAGAGAATGCTAGAAACGATTAATCGTAAAGATCTCATCATCTTAGATGAAAATGAGGATGTAAGATTAGTCGGTATTCGATTCTTTGCAGAGAGCAAGCGTGATGAGTTTATTAAGGATTTTGAAGCTAAACTCTACGATGGGAAACCATTAGAAGATATATCGCTGATTTAAGGTTAAGTTATACTCATCATCAAAATCAAAAATCCTGCCAATATTTCCCAATTGTAGGCAGGGATTCGTTAGAATGGATCTTTAACCTTACTATGTTGTGTAATCCTCCCCTTTTTAGGGCTATTTAAAAGTAGAAGGTTTCTCTTGGTTTATTAAAGTTGACACGGTGGCACAGATCCAATGGCTGAATGGGGTCTTTCATTATTATAACTCCATAGCCATTTAGTGGAGTAAATTTGTGCTTCATTGATTGTTCCAAACAGATAATTCGATAGTAACTCCTCTCTTACGGTGCGGTTAAATCGCTCAATATAAGCATTTTGTGTGGGTTTCCCCGGTTGAGTATAGATCAGAGTGATCTTCTTTGAATTAGCCCAATCAATTAATTTCTGGCTAATATATTCAGGGCCATTATCACATCGAATCGCTGCAGGCTTTCCTCTCCATTCAATAATTCTCTCTAAGGAGCGAATCACTTTTTCTGTCGGTAAACTAAAATCAATATCCACGCAAAGACCTTCTCGATTATAATCATCAATCACATTAAAAGTTCGGAAATAACGTCCATTTTGCAAGCTGTCAGACATAAAATCCATCGACCATATTTGATTAATATCTGTCGCTAATCCCAATGCTTCGGGGCAATTTCTGATGATTCGTTTTTTAGGTTTAATTCTGAGATTAAGCTCTAATTCCCGATAAACTCTTAAAACTCGTTTATGATTCCATCGGAACTTTTGAATATTTCTCAAATAATCAAAACATAAACCAAAACCCCAACGCTTATGAGCTTTAGTTAACTTCAGTAACCAAGTTTCAATGAGTCTGTTTTCGGAAGAGGCTTTGGCCTGATAGTGAAAAGCCGTTTTGCTAATCCCAAATATCTCACAAACCAAACGAATGGAGATATCTTGAGTCTTTAAAACAGCTTTAGCCATCTCTTTTCGTTGAGATGGCTTTACCACTTTCCCTCTAAAGCTTCTTGGCGGATACGGGACTTTAAACATTCTTCAGCATACATTTTTTTGAGCCTTGCATTCTCAGCTTCTAGCTCTTTTAAGCGAGTAATCATCGAGGCATCCATACCACCATATTTTGAACGCCACTTATAAAATGTCGCCGAACTAATCCCATGCTCTCGACATAAATCGGTCACTTTCACGCCTGATTCATTCTGCTTTAAGATTGACATGATTTGTGTGTCTGTGAATTTTGATTTTTTCATAGTTAATTTCTCCTAAGTAAATAATACGAGAAAATTCTACTTATAGTCGGTATTATTTTTAGGGAGGATTACAGTTGCAATTCATTTAATGAATAGAGGAGTGAGCTATGCACGAACATCACGAACACGATCACCACAGCCACGAAGATCATCCAAGAGTGTTGGTTTTAGTGGATGTACAAGAGAAACTTTTGAGAGTGATGAATAAGCAAGAACAACTACTACGGAATTTAACGATTCTAGTGGAAGGGGCCATTGCACTTGAGATACCGATTATTTGGCTTGAGCAATATCCTCGTGGACTGGGTCGAACAGTGCCGGAGCTTAAAGCGCTATTAGAAGAGAAAGGTATTGAACCCATTGATAAAATGAGCTTTAGTGGCTGTAAAACAGAAGCGATGCAACAAGCATTAGCGCCATATACCGCAGAACATTGCCATTTTATTGTGGCGGGTATTGAAGCGCATATCTGTGTCTATCAGACGGTACAGGATCTTTTAGCGGAGGATCTTGCTGTTGAAGTGGTTGCAGATGCGGTAGGTTCGCGCGTGGAAGAGAGCGTAGAAATTGCGCTGAATAAGATGATGCAATTAGGCGCTGATTTAACGAGTGTTGAGATGTGTCTATTTGAGCTTTTGGGGAGTGCTGAACATCCACAATTTAAGACAATTAGTAAATTGATTAAGTAGCTAATTCATCAACGAATCGATTCATCAATGAATTAAGTAGTGATCGATAATGGCTTGAAATAACGTGCGTATTGATCATAATTTACAAAATTTATTGTAAAAATAGATCCTGATAAGATCCATAAGTGCAGAGTATAGGCTTAGGGATCTAATCGGGATTTTTTCTTATATCGTTGCCTATAGATAAGAGATAATTTCAGTCATTGCTTGGCATTTATCAGTGAGGATTGAGCATTGAGTTTTTGAAAAATATTCAGATGAAATTTCCAGATAAAATTTCTAATTGACTCTTGAAAATAAACTTAATAAAAATCCGAGATAAGGTAGAATCACAAATGATTTAAACAATAATATGTGCAATATTATTGATGATTTTTCTAATAAAATTCTTATCAGAAACTAAACTATTGATTACCACTCTTCTCAGTCGAGGGCTATTGAGATGAATTATGAATTGATGATTGTATTAGCATTGCTATTTATGGCAGTTGTGGCTTTTATGCTCAATAAGCCACGAATGGATGTGGTTGCAGTTTGTGCGTTATTAGCTTTGCCATTGACCGGCAGTGTGACATTAGATCAGGCACTTGCCGGCTTTAGTGACAGCAGTGTGATTGTGGTAGCCGTCTTTTTCGTGATTGGTGATGGTTTGGTGCGGACCGGCATTGCATTTCGGGTTGGCGATTGGTTGGTTAAACAATCTAAAAATAGTGAGACAAGGCTCATTTTACTCCTAATGCTCTCTGTCGCATTTTTGGGCTCTGTGATGAGTTCAACGGGCATTGTGGCGATTTTCATTCCGATTCTATTAAGTGTTGCTACGAAGATGAAAGCAGATACCCGGCGTTTGATGATGCCTTTGAGCTTTGCCGGTCTGATTAGTGGGATGTTAACGCTCGTGGCGACACCGCCGAATCTTGTGGTTTCAGGGCAGTTACAATTAGCGGGGCACGCACCTTTTCAATTCTTCTCATTTACACCGATCGGACTGATTGTATTAGTAGTGGGCATTATCTATATGCTCTTTGCTCGTCGATTATTGGGGAAAAAGAGCAGTGATACGGCAACAACAGGGCATACTCGCATTAATTTCGATGATTTAGCGACAGAATATGGGCTCAAAGGACGCAATTATCGGGCGCAAGTGGGGAAAGGCTCGCCCATGATTGGTAAACGGCTATCAGAGATGCATCTGCGGGAAGAGCACGGCGCGAATATTATCGCCGTAGAACGTCGTTTAAATCGTCTTCGCAATGTAGTGCTCGATGCCGTTCCTGACCGGGTTATTCAAGAGAATGATGTGCTCTTATTTGATTTCTTCTATCCTGAGCAGGTGAACCTTTTCTTGCAGAAATTCAATTTGGTTTCTCTACCATTGATGAGTAGCTACTTTAATGAGCATTCCCGAGAGATCGGTATGGTTGAGGTGACTATTCATCCGGATTCTAAATTGATTGATAAAACCGTTTTAGAGAGTGCTTTCCGTTCCCAATATGGTCTTAATGTGATGGGAATTAAGCGGCAAGGGGAAGTGCTAGAGAATGAGCTTGTGAATGAGAAGCTCAAACGGGGAGATACCCTATTAGTAGTCGGGATGTGGCGTGCGATTCGGCAATTACAGACGATGAAAAATGACTTCGTTGTATTAACTATTCCGGCAGAGATTGATGAAGTTGCGCCGGCAATGGAGAAAGCACCGTATGCAATTATTGCGCTCTTGATTACGGTAGCCTTAATGATTTCAGGGGTTTTCCCGACAGTATTAGTAGCGATCTTCGGCGCACTCTTAATGGGTGCTTTTGGTTGTATTACGATGGATAGTGCTTATAAGTCAATTCATTGGCAGAGCGTTATTTTGATTGTCGGGATGTTCCCCTTTGCCGTTGCGCTACAAAATACCGGCGGTGTTGACTTAGCTGTTCAATTTTTACTGGATATGAGTGGGGATGCAAGTCCACGCGTCCTATTAGCGATGCTTTTTGGCATTACGGCGGTTATTGGGCTTTTTGTCTCAAATACGGCAACGGCAGTTCTTTTAGCACCGATTGCAATTCAAACTGCTTCGGCATTAGGCGTTTCCCCTTATCCCTTTGCAATGGCAGTTGCGATCGCGGCTTCAGCAGCCTTTATGACCCCTGTTTCTTCCCCTGTAAATACTTTAGTCGTAGCGCCAGGACGTTATAGCTTTGGGGACTTTATCAAAATTGGGGTGCCATTTGTTTTCATTGTAATGGCAATTGCGGTCTTCTTTATTCCTATTTTATTCCCGCTATAGTTGATTGTTACAATGTTAAGAGATGAGTCAATCACTCACTTGCGGGCGCAGGGTTGATCTGGAATGGTAAGCATTCTATCCCGCCGGGAATCAGCTTTGATTGGGAATGATTCAGGGTAAGAAGGTAGGCGTATCGCCGGGGCGAATGATCTCGCTCTTGTCACAATCGCGCGCCGGCAGTTGTGGCATTTCAAGTTACGATAATAGGGAATGCTACTACTTCGTACTGACAGGCAATCAGTTCAGAGATCGTTAATGTTGAGAGATGAGTCAATCGCTCACTTGCGGACGTTGGATTGATCTGGAATGGTAAGCATTCGATCCCGCCGGGAATCAGCTTTGATTGGGAATGATTCAGGGTAAGAAGGTAGGCGCATCGCCGGGGCGAATGATCTCGCTCTTGTCACAATCGCGCGCCGGCAGTTGGTGCTTCGTGTTGAGATAGTATTTTTGTGATCCCATTACTTTCACGTGGAAATGAAAAAAGGCCCCTATTAAGAGGCCTTTTGATGTTACTGCATCTGTTATTTAAACAGAATCCATCGATTATGCATCAGGTTCACGTGAACGGCTTAAGAACTCTTTTGGATATTGAGTAAAGCCACGTGTTACAAATGCAAGGTAGATAATACCGATGGTTGCCCAGACTAAACCGATGACAAGCGCTTGATATTCAAGGCTATACCACAGGTAGCTGATGAATGCCATTCCTAAGAATGGGAAGATGAGGTACTGAATATTGTTATTAACACTATAACGTTGCTTATCACGAATATAGTATTGAACAACCACACAGAGATTCACAAAGAAGAAAGCGGTTAATGCACCGAAGTTCACTAAGTGAAGGGCAAAGTTAAGGTCAAAGAACCCTGCTGTTAAACAGATCACACCAACGATAATGATGTTGATAGAAGGTGTTTTGTATTTAGGGTTGATATAACCGAAGATCTTAGTTGGTAATACACCATCACGACCCATTACATACATCATCCGAGAAACCCCTGTATGCGCCGCAATACCTGACGCACACACTGCTAATACCGCTAACCAAAGACCTACAGATTGTAAGAATGTTTTGGCAACAAAGCGTGTAATAGATTGCTCGCCTACATAGAGGAGGATTTCCGGCTGACTCTCATCAGGTACTTGGAATACGTAGCCTTTGAAGTAGAGCTGCATAAAGTAGGTCATACCGATAAAGATCAAACCACCGATAAAGGTTGTTAAGAAGATCGCCCGTGGAACCGTTCTTGCCGCATTCTTGGTCTCTTCTGATAATGAACTTAAACCATCAAAACCTAGGAATGAGAAGCAGAGAATCGCCGAACCGGCAGCAACCGCCCCAATTTGCATATCCGGTGTAAAGAATGGTTCAACACTAGTAATAGTTCCAGCACCGACACCATCAAACATTAGACCCTTAATCACTAAGGCTAAGAAGATTCCCATAAGAAGCAACTGGCAGAAGACGATTAATGTATTCACATTCGCAACGAGCTCAACGCCACGATAGTTAATATAGGTCATTACGATGGCTAAAGGCACAACGTAGAACCAGATACTAATATCACTGCTAATTAAGGTTTTAAGATAGATGGTTGCTAATAAGATATTGATCATCGGATTAAATAGATAATCAAGCATCGTACACCAACCGATCACAAATCCAAGGTTTGGATTCAGCGAACGTTGCGCGTAGGTATAAGCAGAACCTGCGGAAGGATAGTAACGTACCATTTTACCGTAACTGAGTGCAGTGAACATCATTGCAATCAAGGTAATAATATAAGCCGTTGGTACATGGCCACCTGTATCATCACTGACGATACCAAAGGTATCGAAGACAGTCATTGGCTGCATATAAGCAAGACCGATCATAATCAGTTGCCATAGCACAAGTGTCTTTTGTAATCTTGCAGGTGAAGAAGGTGTGAAAGATGCGTTAGGAGATAACGCTTTTTTTTGATGAAACATAAGTTTATTTCCCCCAGCCTCAAATGGCATGTTAAGAGAGATAAATTAGCCGCGTTAATTCAGATGAATTATTGCCCCCTTGTGTTAATACAGGTACTTAAGTATAAAGCCCCATAAAAAAACCTCATTTCTTTTCTGAGGTTCGGGGAATTTTACACTTTTTTTTTGAGATGGCCACCTTTTTCTCTTTTTTTGAATATTTTTTAGGCAAAATAAGTTAAAAAAGCGTGTTAACTGATTGAAAAAATGTGAAAGCTATCAGCAAGATAATTATATTGATCCTAATAGAATGCGTTGTTGACTGCTCATATCGCCTGCGCAAAAGGGGAATATAGATCATAAAAAGCGCAATAAAAATTGCCTATTTGGCAAAATATGCTCATTCAAAAATTTTAATTCGAAAAGTTTCATTCTAAAGCGCTTATGACTTGACCTGGTAATGGAAATCACAATAGTGATCGCCCTGCATTAAGGTATGTGGCCTTTCAAGTGTAATATCCGGGGCATATCCCTCGATAAAAGAGAGATCTCGATTACAAGAGAGCAGATAGCCAATCTCTTCTAATCCCATTTCACGATACATTTCTGCATAACGACAACGGGTTACTCGATAGGTTAAGTGTTCTTCACTTTGGCTTACCGGTTCGATGGTTAGTGCATCTTCTTTGGTCCAGAGCGGTTGAATGGCAACTAACGTTGCGATAGAGGTAGGTAGCAGTTCGCCGGAGGAAGAAGAGCGGGTATTAGCCGCCATTGTCTTGCCTTGATTGATAGCATCTTGCTTGATCGCTTCGGCAATGATCGACTGTGCTTTCTCTTGGCCGAGTTCTCGTTTCATCACTTCATAAATGGGTTTAATGATCGCCGCTTCAATGCGACGTTTCTCTAGAATTCCCATATTATCGTTATTCTGCTTGCTCATTATTAATATCCTATCGTTATGATATATCAATACTTTTAAAAAAGCATTGAGCTAAATATTGTTGAAAGGTATGTTTAGTATGTATTTAAACTCTTCGGGATAGCAAGCTTTATTTTCTCGATTTAGTAAAAAGAGCGTAGGGGATAGCTACACTCTTTTGTCGTATTACTTAGGAATTCATTTTTTAAGACGACTCTAATGCATCTTCTTCTGCGGGAATAAATTCTTGTTTCATAAATGATTTATAGGAATCATCCATAATCTCAATCCAAGGCTTCGGCAAGCAAGCCGCTAGCGTGCCGGTAATGGTTGAACTATAGCTCTTATTACGAAAGCCCATGATGTCTTCTTTCTTATCTTGTTGCCAAGATTTAAGAATGAGTCCTTGTTCAAAGACGTGGAAATCAGGATAGTCAGTCGCCTCTAGAAGGTCTTGAATATAGGATGCTTGGAAATCAATATTATCTTCAGATGTCTGGCAATGCTGAAGTTTTTCAATCCAAGCTTGACTATCTTTGAGCATCGCTTCACGACTTGGAAGCTGAATGTGCCCCATGATGACATCCCGTGCATACCATGCTTGGGTATCAAACATATTAAATGTGTAGTATTGATCTTGCATGCCGAGGTAGATCATCTTCGGGTGATCAATCAAGAAAATACCTTTATAGAGATCGGCAGGGTAGATACTATTTTTGGCTTTAAGACGAATCTCTTCGCTTAAAAAATTGAAGTTAAAACGATAACCGGTACAGAAGATAATAGCATCAAAATCTTTATGGCTCCCATCTTTGAAGTAAGCGGTACGACCTTTAGCTTTGATTAATAGCGGACGTTCCTCAAAATGAGGGGGCCAATCATGCCCAATCGGATTAGTGCGATAGCTAAAAGTGATCGATTTTGCGCCATATTTGTAACATTGAGTACCGATATCTTCAGCAGAATAGCTACTACCGACGATGAGGATATCTTGATCTTTAAATTCTCGGGCATCTCTAAATTCATGAGAGTGAATCACGCGACCTGAAAAATCTTCTAGCCCCTCCACTCGTGGTAGATAAGGGGTTGAGAAATGGCCTGTGGCACAGACAACATAATCAAATTCCTCAGTGATGAGTCGATCCTGTGTATGATCCATGACCGTGACGCGGAATTTTTCATTATCCGGAAGATATTCAATCCAACGAACGGCATGATTAAAGCGAATATAGTCGCGAATATTATCGCGCTCGACTCGGCTGACAATGTAATCTTTAAGTACCGCTCGGGGTACGTAAGAGGGAATCGGCTCTTTGAAGTGCTCATCAAAGGTATAATCCCCAAATTCTAAGGCTTCTTTTGGTGCATTAATCCAAAGGAAACGATACATGCAGCCATGAATTGGTTCACCATTATGATCCACGCTCGTTTCCCAGTTATATCGCCATACACCGCCCCAATCATCTTGCTTTTCGTAACAGACAATTTCGGGGATTTCCTGGCCTTGATTTTTAAGCGCTTGAAAAGCTCGAAGTTGTGCTAGTCCACTTGGACCTGCACCTAGAATTGCAATCTTTTTCTTTTGATTCATAGGGTTCCTTTCAGTTGTCAAACACCTTTATAACCCTAACGAAAATAATTTATAAATACAATATTGATTTTTATTTTTAATTATGTTATGAAAAAACAATAAAAAAGCTATTTTATTATATTTTTTATTATTTATTTAATTTATTTATAAAAAAGATAATTCTATTTTTCGATTCAAAGTAGTCTGAGAGAGCGCTCTATTAGGCAGGTTCCAGAGAATGATGTTTTTTATAAAATCATTCATTCAGATATTTTTTGGTAATATTCATCAATAATTCATCAATAAAATGGGCAAGATAGACAAAACTACAATAAATCTACAAAAAAGCTTTAGCTAACAAAAAACCTAATAAAATAACACCATTCATTAGGATTCATTTTATTAGGTTAATAATGATGGTCCGCTTAGAGATCTGAGCAATAATTGAGGGTAAAGCCGCAATCATTACATTTTTATCAGATCTCTAATGGCATTTAGAGTATTCGCTTAATTATTATGATCAAATATTCTCTGTGAGTAGAATAGACCAACCATTATCTCTTGCTGTGTGGATAATTGCGCGATTGAGCGCACCTTTGGCTTTGAGGTAATGTTTCGCTGAATGTTGCGTCATCTCAGCAACAACTTGATAACTAGTACTATTGCTACTGATGAGCTGGCGAATATTGAAGTTTATTCGCTTAATCATCGCCGGCAATGCTTCATCAACTAATTTCATCTCAGCATAGATCCCGTCTTGCATTTTTGCTTTGACATCCTCAAAATCTAAGCGTGCTTCTGGCGTATCTTCGAGAGTAAAGTTGAGGGTTAAGCTATAGCCGCGCGAAAGATTGCTGAATTTAAGTTTATAAAATTCCCCAGTACCCATCACAATGGTAGAGCCATCATGATCAAGGTAGACAGACTCCGGCGTTTGGCGCAGAACTTGGACAATACGTTTATCCGGCAATAAGAGAATATCGCCTTTACGGCTTGGGAACCAAAGTTCATCATTCACTGTTTCCCGGGAATAGAGCTTATCAATGAGATCGATCGTGACCCGTAATTTACCATTATCAAGGAGTGGATTGGTAAGATAAACGTTATTGAGATTGATCTTAGTAATTTCCCAAGGAATATCATTATAGATAATTCTCTCACCTTCACGGGCTTGTCCGAGATTGAGGAATACGCGCAATTTATTAAGATAGCTTGGAATTTTTGTACGAAAACTAATCGCTAGCATTAAGAGGATTAATCCGACAATCCCAAAGAGCATAATATTGCCACTTGTGTGTAAAATGACAAGGAAAATAGAGACCGAGAAAATAAGATTGAAAGCTTGGAAAATAAGCAACATCAAGCGCCATTTAAAATTAGTGACACGACTTTTATCTTGTTGCTGATAACGGGTAAATATTAAAATTAAGCGACTGAGAATATAGTAAAATCCTACAGAAACGACGATCGCAATAAGAATGGCGAGCCCTTCATTTTTGATGAAGCTCCAAAGATTATCGGTAAATTTCTGAAAGAAACTACGGTTATCGGTTAAATCTTGTAATTTAAGATCAACGATATTTTTTTGATGTTCGATTGATTTGAGTCTATCTAACCATTCATCATCAAGTTTAGTGATTAATTTTACTGATTGAGGGCTGAGTTGTGCTTGATCGATACTTTTGAGCGTCGCAATACCATTATTGGCAAGTTCAATTTTCTTATTGAGCTCTCTGCGCTCTTCAATTAATTGATCACGTGTTCGTGCTTTTTCTGTCATTCTCTGCATTTGTGCAAAGAATGGTTGTAGGATTTGTAAAACCTCTTGTTGCCAATTGTAATTGAGGTTTGTTGTGGGTTCTTCGGCAGCGGGTTCTTGAAAGAGGGTGAGATCTATGCCGCCTAGTACGGTCTGTTCAAAGAGTGCATTGAAATCTTTACTTTGATTATTGAGTGTCTGTAAGCGTTG contains:
- a CDS encoding flavin-containing monooxygenase, which produces MNQKKKIAILGAGPSGLAQLRAFQALKNQGQEIPEIVCYEKQDDWGGVWRYNWETSVDHNGEPIHGCMYRFLWINAPKEALEFGDYTFDEHFKEPIPSYVPRAVLKDYIVSRVERDNIRDYIRFNHAVRWIEYLPDNEKFRVTVMDHTQDRLITEEFDYVVCATGHFSTPYLPRVEGLEDFSGRVIHSHEFRDAREFKDQDILIVGSSYSAEDIGTQCYKYGAKSITFSYRTNPIGHDWPPHFEERPLLIKAKGRTAYFKDGSHKDFDAIIFCTGYRFNFNFLSEEIRLKAKNSIYPADLYKGIFLIDHPKMIYLGMQDQYYTFNMFDTQAWYARDVIMGHIQLPSREAMLKDSQAWIEKLQHCQTSEDNIDFQASYIQDLLEATDYPDFHVFEQGLILKSWQQDKKEDIMGFRNKSYSSTITGTLAACLPKPWIEIMDDSYKSFMKQEFIPAEEDALESS